The Thermoplasmata archaeon genomic interval AAGAGGGTGAAGCACTGGCTCAGGTCAAGCGCGGCCATCTTGCGATCTTGCCCATCATTATACCCGAGCAGAAGAATCTAAGCCAGTGGGCAACTTACATTAGTCTAACCGAACTTGCAAATCAGATTCACTCCCTAAAACTCACGAAGAGGGCAGCAAGGACCCCTACACAGGTAACCATGCTCGAGGATCAGGAGAATGCCCTCGAGGACCAAATCGATCAACTGGTTTTCACTCTCTACGGGTTGGCAGTCGACGAGATCGAATTGGTCACGGGCAAGGCCGCGAGAGCTTGAGACCGGTGTTCGGCTTTGTGATGTCTAACCTCTCGTTGGGACCAACAACTCCCAGGAGACCT includes:
- a CDS encoding TaqI-like C-terminal specificity domain-containing protein, coding for MGRGNRSGNGAPVSPRSRRNSSPPSERASIYLLPKSAGRQVRQTGDSIIAALDTQRFVVRDNLYTIVPRERSPDLGYLCALLNSKLMTWFYRKIINPEEGEALAQVKRGHLAILPIIIPEQKNLSQWATYISLTELANQIHSLKLTKRAARTPTQVTMLEDQENALEDQIDQLVFTLYGLAVDEIELVTGKAARA